The Streptomyces sp. NL15-2K genome contains a region encoding:
- a CDS encoding amidase, whose translation MSTSASHTTRRSVLALGTAAAATPWLGAASAQAQARVQAHTAPGELDELGITELRRRMDDGRLDAERLTRYYLNRIERVDPLLRSVIETNPDALREARRLDAERRPRGPLHGMPILLKDLVETGDRMHTTAGSLALEGLRPARDATVAARLRAAGAVILGKTNLSEWAGGMSLTHHAGWSARGGQTRNPYKLDRSPNESSSGTGVAVAANLCVAGIGTETNGSIIDPASANCVVGVKPTVGLVGRGGVIPGVPSQDSVGPMARTVRDAAILLGTLVGVDDRDPATEASRGHFHRDYTRFLDADGLRGARIGVPRSVYFGYSHHADEIAERAIATLREAGATVVDPADIPTAEQLEDLPSSMVVQVYELKRGLNAYLAAAPGDHPRSLAELIEFNREHADRELRYVRQDGLEAVHELEFTEREYREALATNHRLSRAEGIDAVLRRHRLDALVMPTAGPPAKIDLIRGDSYGGGASTPAALAGYPAISVPAGFAFGLPVGVTFMGTAWSEPTLLRLAYAYERASGARRPPTYRSADVGF comes from the coding sequence ATGAGTACTTCCGCGTCACACACCACTCGCCGCAGCGTGCTCGCGCTCGGTACCGCGGCGGCGGCCACACCATGGCTCGGCGCAGCCTCTGCCCAGGCCCAGGCCCGGGTTCAGGCCCACACCGCGCCAGGAGAGCTCGACGAACTGGGCATCACAGAGCTGCGCCGGCGGATGGACGACGGACGGCTGGACGCCGAACGCCTCACCCGCTACTACCTGAACCGGATCGAACGCGTCGATCCCCTCCTGCGCTCGGTGATCGAGACCAACCCCGACGCGTTACGGGAGGCCCGGCGGCTGGACGCCGAACGGCGCCCGCGCGGACCGCTGCACGGCATGCCCATCCTGCTGAAGGATCTGGTGGAGACCGGGGACCGCATGCACACGACGGCCGGCTCCCTCGCCCTGGAAGGCCTCCGGCCGGCCAGGGACGCCACGGTCGCCGCCCGGCTGCGTGCCGCCGGTGCCGTCATCCTCGGCAAGACCAACCTGAGCGAGTGGGCCGGCGGGATGTCGCTCACCCACCACGCGGGCTGGAGCGCCCGTGGTGGACAGACCCGCAACCCGTACAAGCTGGACCGTTCGCCGAACGAATCCAGCTCCGGTACGGGGGTCGCCGTCGCGGCCAACCTGTGCGTCGCCGGGATCGGCACCGAGACGAACGGGTCGATCATCGACCCGGCGTCGGCGAACTGCGTCGTCGGCGTCAAGCCGACCGTCGGACTGGTCGGGCGCGGCGGCGTGATCCCCGGTGTGCCGAGCCAGGACAGCGTCGGCCCGATGGCGCGCACGGTCCGCGACGCGGCGATTCTGCTGGGCACCCTCGTCGGCGTCGACGACCGCGATCCGGCGACCGAGGCGAGCCGGGGCCACTTCCACCGCGACTACACCCGCTTCCTGGACGCCGACGGACTGCGCGGGGCCCGCATCGGCGTGCCGCGCTCCGTGTACTTCGGCTACAGCCACCACGCCGACGAGATCGCGGAGCGGGCGATCGCCACGCTGCGCGAGGCCGGCGCGACCGTGGTCGACCCGGCCGACATCCCGACGGCCGAGCAGTTGGAGGACCTGCCGAGCTCGATGGTCGTCCAGGTCTATGAGCTCAAGCGCGGACTGAACGCCTACCTGGCCGCCGCCCCCGGCGACCACCCGCGCAGCCTCGCCGAGCTGATCGAGTTCAACCGCGAGCACGCCGACCGCGAGCTGCGCTACGTACGGCAGGACGGGCTGGAGGCGGTGCACGAGCTGGAGTTCACCGAGCGTGAGTACCGCGAGGCGCTGGCCACCAACCACCGGCTGTCCCGCGCCGAGGGCATCGACGCGGTGCTGCGCCGGCACCGCCTGGACGCGCTGGTGATGCCGACCGCCGGACCGCCGGCCAAGATCGACCTGATCCGAGGGGACAGCTACGGCGGCGGCGCGTCGACCCCCGCCGCACTCGCCGGGTACCCCGCGATCAGCGTGCCGGCGGGGTTCGCGTTCGGGTTGCCGGTAGGGGTGACCTTCATGGGTACGGCTTGGAGTGAGCCGACGTTGCTGCGGCTGGCGTATGCCTATGAGCGGGCGAGCGGGGCGCGTCGGCCGCCGACGTATCGGTCGGCCGACGTCGGGTTCTGA